Proteins encoded by one window of Acidimicrobiales bacterium:
- a CDS encoding alcohol dehydrogenase catalytic domain-containing protein produces the protein MQQLTCVGPGRVEWIDVPEPEIEGPDEALVRPLATARCAIDPILMAGGPVGAGGGGGGASGGSGDGGGGGFALGHEAVAEVVAVGSAVTGLSVGQVVVPAFQVSCGRCGRCARGQTAVCESYPVLSDYGMQPLSGVEYGGMLSDLVRVPHASAMLHVAPPGVPPVELAGVADNVADGYRAVAPHVAELPGADVLVACHGNHGIGLFAAQAAVALGAGRVTFASDDPAALALAERVGAAPLRTAFGRRDGRFPIVVDCGLRAEGLQYAVASTEPEGVCHSVSGYVDTRGPEFALPFLRMYTLGIRFLMGRVHATAVIPEVLDLIAAGRLRPSEVTTQLVAWDDAAARYTDPTIKLVVARDEAHNQVEPPTP, from the coding sequence ATGCAGCAACTCACGTGTGTCGGGCCCGGGCGGGTCGAGTGGATCGACGTGCCCGAGCCGGAGATCGAGGGCCCCGACGAGGCGCTCGTCCGGCCGCTGGCGACCGCCCGCTGCGCCATCGATCCGATCCTGATGGCCGGCGGTCCTGTGGGCGCGGGCGGGGGCGGGGGCGGCGCTTCGGGTGGGTCCGGCGACGGCGGCGGGGGTGGGTTCGCCCTGGGTCACGAGGCGGTGGCGGAGGTCGTGGCCGTGGGGTCGGCGGTGACGGGGCTCTCGGTCGGGCAGGTGGTGGTGCCGGCGTTCCAGGTGAGCTGCGGTCGGTGCGGGCGGTGCGCCCGGGGGCAGACGGCGGTGTGCGAGAGCTACCCGGTGCTGTCCGACTACGGGATGCAGCCGCTGTCGGGGGTCGAGTACGGCGGGATGCTGTCAGACCTGGTGCGGGTGCCGCACGCCTCGGCGATGCTGCACGTGGCGCCGCCGGGTGTGCCGCCGGTCGAGCTGGCGGGCGTGGCCGACAACGTGGCCGACGGCTACCGGGCCGTGGCACCCCACGTGGCCGAGCTCCCGGGCGCCGACGTGTTGGTGGCGTGCCACGGCAACCACGGGATCGGGTTGTTCGCGGCGCAGGCGGCGGTGGCGCTGGGCGCCGGGCGGGTGACGTTCGCCTCCGACGACCCGGCGGCGCTGGCGCTGGCGGAGCGGGTGGGCGCGGCGCCGTTGCGGACCGCCTTCGGCCGGCGTGACGGCCGCTTCCCCATCGTCGTCGACTGCGGCCTGCGGGCGGAAGGGCTGCAGTACGCCGTGGCGTCGACCGAGCCGGAGGGCGTCTGCCACAGCGTGTCCGGCTACGTCGACACCCGAGGGCCCGAGTTCGCCCTGCCGTTCCTGAGGATGTACACGCTGGGGATCCGGTTCCTGATGGGCCGCGTGCACGCCACCGCCGTGATCCCCGAGGTGCTCGACCTGATCGCCGCCGGCCGCCTCCGCCCCTCCGAGGTGACCACACAGCTCGTCGCCTGGGACGACGCCGCCGCCCGCTACACCGACCCCACCATCAAGCTCGTCGTGGCCCGAGACGAGGCCCACAACCAAGTCGAGCCCCCCACGCCGTGA
- a CDS encoding LuxR C-terminal-related transcriptional regulator has product MKSSSVLRDALVSDREAEVLALVGEHRTNAEIAARLYISVRTVESHVSSLLRKLMVDDRRGLVDVAESLGAEAGSDGGDSVVPPAVTPAAVAPVLPRPLTSFVGRASERADLAAALTRNRLVTAVGPGGVGKTRLALAVAADVADRYAAGSRYVDLVPVTDPAMVGAAVAASLGYGELPGQSLTDTVTARLRDAEALLVLDNCEHLVDGVVRFVERLLSDCPQVVVLATSRARLLVPYESVFPVAGLSRSGDDGGDAVALFLDRAGLAGWVPASDDDRRRVEAVCESLDGLALAIELGAARVSALGLGGLEAGLAHRLGVLTGGSRLDDRHRSLRSMLDWSYELLTSDDQAVLRRVAVLAAPFTADAATVVVTATDGRSDLGSSGVADPGSGGVAETLARLADHSLLVVGVDPARGVTRYRMLETIRQYGQERLDEVGEGDDVRTRHLAWCLATARSLDLDDDDAGPSFDAVADDLRAALGWATGVEKLQVEAHELALRLAELTFARGLASEAQSRFEDAARLAGDDDRVAAPALGLAGDTALSRLDGDEALRLFRAAADAARRADDHVAAALWLTRAAELLSRSPGLLSELPPTEEVAELLAQARTVAGNDPRVAAAVLTVEVGGCAPRSSSVAEGERALELAGQVDDQRMESAALDYLTVIHLAHGQVLEGAATTRRRLEYLAGQPARVDLAFELTDALHMATMTSIGAGDLATARRYAERRRDLLFHRGEDHLLVNWLMVRSALAGELDEVVKLAEQFRIGWERVGRRRLHGFAVAPAAAAMTFGLRGDDEARAEWLEVFTAMRSSAYSAYSGPETGYEPTFEAILRLHRGEVDAAVAVLEHGPESFDRSHTAVWRHWYAALWAESAVLAGLDDQDERLATARSITAGNPVAGVIVDRAELLRSVSGQGSESGEGSGDGLVPLAEAFASAGCVYQQARTLLLAGGPARAEGEALMTSTGAAPMATPA; this is encoded by the coding sequence GTGAAGTCGTCGTCCGTGCTCCGTGATGCCTTGGTCTCCGATCGGGAGGCCGAGGTGCTGGCCCTGGTCGGCGAGCACCGGACCAACGCCGAGATCGCCGCCCGGCTGTACATCTCGGTGCGGACGGTCGAGAGCCACGTGTCGTCGCTGTTGCGCAAGTTGATGGTGGACGACCGCCGGGGCCTGGTCGACGTCGCCGAGAGCCTCGGGGCCGAAGCGGGCAGTGATGGCGGTGACTCCGTTGTGCCACCCGCCGTCACCCCGGCCGCCGTCGCTCCGGTGCTGCCGCGGCCGTTGACGTCGTTCGTGGGGCGGGCGTCGGAGCGGGCCGACCTGGCCGCGGCGCTCACCCGGAACCGCCTGGTCACCGCCGTCGGTCCCGGTGGGGTGGGCAAGACCCGGCTGGCGCTGGCCGTGGCCGCCGACGTCGCCGACCGCTACGCCGCCGGCAGCCGGTACGTCGACCTCGTGCCCGTGACCGACCCCGCCATGGTCGGCGCGGCGGTGGCGGCGTCTCTCGGCTACGGCGAGCTGCCGGGCCAGTCGCTCACCGACACTGTCACCGCCCGACTGCGCGACGCGGAGGCCCTGCTCGTGCTGGACAACTGCGAGCACCTGGTCGACGGCGTCGTCCGGTTCGTGGAGCGGCTGCTGTCGGACTGCCCGCAGGTCGTGGTGCTGGCGACGAGCCGGGCCCGGCTGCTGGTGCCGTACGAGTCGGTGTTCCCGGTGGCCGGCCTGTCCCGGTCGGGCGACGACGGGGGCGACGCCGTGGCCCTGTTCCTCGACCGTGCCGGCCTGGCCGGGTGGGTGCCGGCGTCGGACGACGACCGCCGCCGGGTCGAGGCCGTCTGCGAGAGCCTCGACGGCCTGGCCCTGGCGATCGAGCTCGGGGCTGCTCGAGTCAGCGCCCTGGGGCTGGGCGGGCTCGAGGCCGGGCTGGCCCACCGGCTGGGCGTCCTCACCGGCGGCTCCCGGCTCGACGACCGCCACCGGTCGCTGCGCTCGATGCTCGACTGGAGCTACGAGCTGCTCACCTCCGACGACCAGGCTGTCCTCCGGCGGGTGGCCGTGCTCGCAGCGCCCTTCACGGCCGACGCCGCCACGGTCGTGGTGACGGCGACGGACGGTCGGTCCGACCTCGGGTCGTCGGGCGTGGCTGACCCTGGGTCGGGCGGTGTGGCGGAGACCCTGGCCCGGCTGGCTGATCACAGCCTCCTCGTCGTGGGTGTCGACCCGGCTCGGGGCGTCACCCGGTACCGGATGCTGGAGACGATCCGGCAGTACGGCCAGGAGCGGCTCGACGAGGTCGGCGAGGGCGACGACGTCCGCACTCGTCACCTGGCGTGGTGCCTGGCGACCGCCCGCTCCCTCGACCTCGACGACGACGACGCCGGCCCGTCGTTCGACGCCGTCGCCGACGACCTCCGGGCCGCGCTCGGCTGGGCCACGGGAGTCGAGAAGCTGCAGGTAGAGGCGCACGAGCTGGCGTTGCGGCTGGCCGAGCTGACGTTCGCCCGGGGCCTGGCCAGCGAGGCGCAGAGCCGGTTCGAGGACGCCGCACGGCTCGCCGGCGACGACGACCGGGTGGCCGCGCCGGCGCTGGGGCTGGCCGGCGACACCGCCCTGTCGAGGCTCGACGGCGACGAGGCCCTACGGCTGTTCCGGGCTGCCGCCGACGCCGCCCGCCGAGCCGACGACCACGTCGCCGCGGCGCTCTGGCTCACCCGGGCGGCCGAGCTGCTCAGCCGGTCGCCGGGCCTGCTGTCGGAGCTGCCGCCAACGGAAGAGGTGGCGGAGCTGCTCGCCCAGGCCCGGACCGTCGCCGGCAACGACCCTCGGGTGGCGGCCGCCGTCCTCACCGTGGAGGTAGGTGGCTGTGCACCGCGCTCGTCGAGCGTGGCCGAGGGCGAGCGAGCCCTGGAGCTGGCCGGGCAGGTCGACGACCAGCGCATGGAGAGCGCTGCCCTCGACTACCTCACCGTCATCCACCTGGCGCACGGACAGGTGCTGGAGGGTGCCGCCACCACCCGGCGCCGGCTCGAGTACCTGGCCGGCCAGCCGGCGAGGGTCGACCTGGCCTTCGAGCTGACCGACGCCCTGCACATGGCCACGATGACCAGCATCGGCGCCGGCGACCTGGCCACCGCCCGTCGCTACGCCGAGCGCCGGCGCGACCTGCTGTTCCACCGGGGCGAGGACCACCTCCTGGTCAACTGGCTCATGGTGCGCTCGGCGCTGGCGGGCGAGCTCGACGAGGTGGTGAAGCTGGCCGAGCAGTTCCGGATCGGCTGGGAGCGGGTCGGGCGGCGGCGGCTCCACGGGTTCGCCGTCGCTCCGGCGGCTGCGGCGATGACGTTCGGCCTGCGGGGCGACGACGAGGCGCGGGCGGAGTGGCTGGAGGTCTTCACGGCGATGCGGTCGTCGGCGTATTCCGCCTACTCGGGGCCGGAGACAGGGTACGAGCCGACGTTCGAGGCGATCCTGCGGCTGCACCGGGGCGAGGTCGACGCCGCGGTCGCCGTGCTGGAGCACGGGCCGGAGTCGTTCGACCGGTCGCACACCGCGGTGTGGCGGCACTGGTACGCCGCCCTGTGGGCCGAGTCGGCGGTGCTGGCCGGGCTCGACGACCAGGACGAACGCCTGGCGACGGCCCGGTCGATCACGGCCGGCAACCCCGTCGCCGGCGTCATCGTCGACCGGGCGGAGCTGCTGCGGTCGGTGTCGGGGCAGGGGTCGGAGTCGGGGGAGGGGAGTGGCGACGGCCTCGTCCCCCTGGCCGAGGCGTTCGCGTCGGCCGGCTGCGTCTACCAGCAGGCCCGGACGCTGCTCCTCGCTGGCGGCCCGGCGCGGGCCGAGGGCGAGGCGCTCATGACGTCGACGGGCGCCGCCCCGATGGCGACGCCCGCATGA
- a CDS encoding NADPH:quinone oxidoreductase family protein, with the protein MQAVRVVRHGRPTEAIELGDVEVPEPGPGQVRVAVSAASLNFGDIARCRGGVAAVMAEPPFTLGMDVAGTVDAVGDGADATVGQRVVGIASQSLGGMAEYALCGAVFEAPPELDDVQAAAFTLPFHLGWLALHERARLEAGETVLVRAGASAVGTAAIQLAVAAKAHVLAVAGGPDKAKLCLDLGAERAIDHTADDVFDVVMDHTDGHGADVIYDPIGGEQTEAMWTCAALGGRYLPVGFNDDPESGLTGRPLRKVSMANVSVVGVILAYLEAPLEFRRFGINPFPPETGRRVHAALLELVASGAIRPTIGRRIGLADVASALEDHEARRTSGRTVVDLSRS; encoded by the coding sequence GTGCAGGCAGTTCGGGTCGTCCGTCACGGGCGACCGACCGAGGCCATCGAGCTGGGCGACGTCGAGGTGCCCGAGCCGGGGCCGGGCCAGGTGCGGGTGGCGGTCAGCGCCGCGTCGCTGAACTTCGGCGACATCGCGCGCTGCCGTGGCGGCGTGGCGGCGGTGATGGCCGAGCCCCCGTTCACGCTGGGCATGGACGTGGCCGGCACAGTCGACGCCGTAGGTGACGGCGCCGATGCCACCGTCGGTCAGCGGGTAGTTGGCATCGCCTCGCAATCGCTCGGCGGGATGGCCGAGTACGCGCTGTGCGGTGCCGTGTTCGAGGCGCCGCCGGAGCTCGACGACGTGCAGGCCGCGGCGTTCACCCTGCCGTTCCACCTCGGCTGGCTGGCCCTGCACGAGCGGGCCCGGCTGGAGGCCGGCGAGACCGTGCTGGTGCGGGCCGGGGCCAGCGCCGTCGGCACCGCCGCCATCCAGCTCGCCGTCGCTGCCAAGGCCCACGTGCTCGCCGTGGCCGGCGGGCCCGACAAGGCGAAGCTGTGCCTCGACCTCGGCGCCGAGCGGGCGATCGACCACACGGCCGACGACGTGTTCGACGTCGTGATGGACCACACCGACGGCCACGGAGCCGACGTCATCTACGACCCCATCGGGGGCGAGCAGACCGAGGCCATGTGGACGTGTGCGGCCCTTGGGGGGCGCTACCTGCCGGTGGGCTTCAACGACGATCCCGAGTCGGGGCTCACCGGCCGCCCGCTGCGCAAGGTGTCGATGGCGAACGTGTCGGTGGTCGGCGTGATCCTCGCCTACCTCGAGGCGCCGCTCGAGTTCCGGCGCTTCGGCATCAACCCGTTCCCGCCCGAGACCGGTCGGCGGGTCCATGCGGCCCTGCTCGAGCTGGTGGCCAGCGGGGCGATCCGCCCCACCATCGGCCGTCGCATCGGCCTGGCCGACGTGGCGTCAGCCCTCGAGGACCACGAGGCCCGGCGCACGTCGGGCCGCACGGTCGTCGACCTCTCACGCTCGTAG
- a CDS encoding TetR/AcrR family transcriptional regulator, producing the protein MPPSSEETRRKLIDAAARGFADEGVFTASLLDITRRAGQRNRGALHYHFGSRDGVLCAVLDRHVDFLRRREGELLGVARRSSDDDVRSVVEAIVRPAVELAETGWRGRCFLVILAQLVEEDQASLAPEVQEVLSRTGGYEVYALLAERMTPVADDVATERISLVTTFILRAVADRARARERTTRGGRRQLDLDGFTANLVSLVTAMATAPA; encoded by the coding sequence ATGCCGCCATCCTCGGAGGAGACCCGCCGCAAGCTGATCGACGCTGCGGCTCGGGGCTTTGCCGACGAGGGGGTGTTCACGGCGTCGCTCCTCGACATCACCCGCCGGGCGGGCCAACGCAACCGGGGGGCGCTGCACTACCACTTCGGGTCGCGCGACGGGGTGCTGTGCGCCGTGCTGGACCGTCACGTCGACTTCCTCCGCCGGCGTGAGGGCGAGCTGCTGGGGGTGGCCCGCCGGTCGAGCGACGACGATGTGCGCTCGGTGGTGGAGGCCATCGTCCGCCCTGCGGTGGAGCTGGCCGAGACCGGATGGCGCGGGCGTTGCTTCCTCGTGATCCTGGCTCAGCTGGTGGAGGAGGACCAGGCCTCGCTGGCGCCCGAGGTGCAGGAGGTGCTGTCGCGCACCGGCGGTTACGAGGTCTACGCCCTGTTGGCCGAGCGCATGACGCCGGTGGCCGACGACGTCGCCACCGAACGCATCTCGCTCGTGACCACCTTCATCCTCCGCGCGGTGGCCGACCGGGCCCGCGCCCGCGAGCGCACCACCCGCGGCGGTCGACGCCAGCTCGACCTCGACGGCTTCACCGCCAACCTCGTCTCCCTCGTCACCGCCATGGCCACCGCCCCCGCGTGA